GCAACTGGCCCGCACCAGCGGCAAGCGCGTGTATACCCTGGATGTCACGGGCGCCTACCCGATGGTGGGCGTGGGCCTAATTGGCACAGGCAAGAGCCTCTCGGGCGATCTGGCCAAGAAGGTGGTGCGCGCCGCGCAGCGCGGCCTGAAGTTCACGGTGGCCGACCCCGCACGCGCCTTCAAGCTGGCCCAGCCGGTGTTTGGCAGCAGTGGTAGCCTGGACGTGCTGCGCGCCAGCGTGCCCCTGATGACCGGCCCCTACGCCCAGGCGAACGGCCTGGGGGCCATGAACCCGGCCGCCTGGACCAAGGCGGTGGCCGCGCTGATCAAGCAGGGCAAACTGCCCGCCAGTGCCAAGGCCACGGACTACTACACCAACGCCTACATCAGCAAAACGCTGAAGTAAGCCAGCTCCCGACCCCTCCCCCTTCCCGAATGGTCCTGACCGAAGGCGCTTGCAGCGTGGCGCAGCGAAGGTAAAACACCAGCGGCTGTCCACCTCCCAGACAGCATCCGCAGACAACCTGCAGCCCTTGACCGCGCCTGATCTGGGCGCGGTTTTGTCGTAGAAACCCTGCCCCTTTGCATCCGCCACCCCCGCTAGGCGTGATGGCCTAGCGCCGCAGATCTTCGTGACAGGCGCCGCATTTGCCTGCTACGCTGCGTTCATCACCGAAAGGAGGTGTTGCCTATGACCGACATCACTAACACCAAGACCGCTGCCCACCGAGTCTTTGTTCCTGCGTACAGGAGTGATTTTGTTTCACCAACCGTGGCCACCTCTGCCTTCGGGCGCATCCAAGCCTTGTAACCCCCCGGGGCGCCCATGAGCGCCCAACGACAGCCCCAGTGGAGCGCCCAGGACGATTTCTGGGACGACACTGACGATCTGACCGACGAGCCGCAGGAACGCATCCGGCGACCCCGCAAAAAGCCCACAGGCCGCCGCGCGCTGGCCGACCTGACCGCCGAGGGCGAGGGCGTCCAGGACGATGTCATTCGCCGCCTGAAAGACCTGGGCCACATCACCGAAGTGGTGGCCGAACTGAAAAGCGGCAAGGAAGCCACGGCGTACGTGGCGCGCGGCCCCAAAGGCAACGTCCTGCTGAAGCTCTACCGCGACCTGGAAGCCCGCTCATTCAAGAACGACAGTGTGTACCGCGCCGGGCAGGTGATTCTGGACGTGCGCGCCAAGCGGGCCATGGAAGGCCGCACCCGCAAGGGCCTTGCCATGCTGCAAGAAGGCTGGGTGAACGCCGAGTACGCCCACCTGTGGCACCTATGGGAAGCGGGCTTGCCCGTGCCTGAGCCCCTGGTGGGCCCCCATCCCTTCGAGTACGCCCAGACCACCCCCGCCGTCCTGATGCGCCTGATCGGCACCGAAGACCAGATTGCCCCGCGCCTGAGTGACGCCGCCCTGAGCCCCGAGCAGGCCCAGAGTGCCTGGGACCAGAGCGTGCGCGGCATGGCCGATCTGCTGCGGCTGGGCTACGCCCACGGCG
This genomic window from Deinococcus aquaedulcis contains:
- a CDS encoding RIO1 family regulatory kinase/ATPase domain-containing protein; its protein translation is MSAQRQPQWSAQDDFWDDTDDLTDEPQERIRRPRKKPTGRRALADLTAEGEGVQDDVIRRLKDLGHITEVVAELKSGKEATAYVARGPKGNVLLKLYRDLEARSFKNDSVYRAGQVILDVRAKRAMEGRTRKGLAMLQEGWVNAEYAHLWHLWEAGLPVPEPLVGPHPFEYAQTTPAVLMRLIGTEDQIAPRLSDAALSPEQAQSAWDQSVRGMADLLRLGYAHGDYSTYNLLWWEDTVIIIDFPQLTTRQNPHFHDLLARDAQSLVTSFRKHGIHADTQSTLREVQRRALGPAPAPRLLLP